Below is a genomic region from Trichoderma asperellum chromosome 2, complete sequence.
TCGCCCTTGGCCTGGTCGCCTGTGTTGCCAGTCAAGCTGCCAAATGCGTTCTGGACGGCACCAGTGGCCGAGTCGACGTAGGACTGGAGAGTAGAGGGCTTGTTGTTGGAGTTGTCAGACATGATTGCGGTTGGTGTTGAAAATAGAAGTATGATGGAAGATTGATAATAGATTGTTGAGATTGCTTGTTGAGATTGTTTGTTGAGTATTGAtggttgttgatgatgaaattggaagagagaagcgaAGGTCACTCGggcctttataataattatcgAACGCGCAAATCCTCCATCGAACAGGGAAACCGCATTCACGATCGCGATGACGATAACAGCTTCCAAATAATTCACCAGAGCCTTTCTGACGCAAACCGCTGATGTCATCGCGATTCACTGCTCTTCGAGCTTGCGCAGCCTCTTGGCAGGCACTTACAAGCCGTGGTGGCGCACTGACGTCATGACATCGTCAACGATGGCAACCACGTTACAACGTCTGGAGATCCACGCTGCCACATTGGCTGGCCCAAAACGGGTGAAACAAGCTCTATTGCCGGTTTGGGACACGTAACTAGCGCCTGTTGGACAGCTGAAGTTAAAGGGAAGCAAGAACCGCATAGGTCGATACAGTGCTGTAGAAATATTTCGAACGCCAGGTCAGAGCACCAAGCCGCTTCGTGCCGGCTATTATCTCGCAGTGATCACGACGTTAGCACTAGTAAATTGAGTCTGTAATATTGTCTTTAACAGAATTGTCATTATTTCATGCTCATCAACGAGTGAGAATCAGGTATCTTATTTTATGTACAATGTGCTGTTACAATGGCCTGTGCCGGCGTGAAATCTGGCACCTAAAGCCAGCTCCTTTCTGATTACGCCAATATCCAGACCTAGTTGTTAAAACTTCCCATCCCAAACCATCAAACAGATATATTTCAGTCTTGAGACATATTAGTGTTGGCTCCACTGGATCGTGTTCAGGTCGATGCCCTCCTGCACAAGTTCCCACAAGGGGCTAAGCTCGCGCAAGAATGTAACACGCTCCCGTACTGCCTTCAGCACGTAATCAATCTCTTCCTCGGTGGTAAAGCGGCCAATACCGAacctgatgctgctgtgtgCATTCTCGTCGCTGTTTCCAAGCGCTCGGAGCACGTAGCTAGGTTCAAGCGAGGCCGAAGTGCAAGCGCTGCCCGAAGACAGAGCGATATCCTTGAGGGCCATCAGTAGGGATTCGCCCTCAACGTAAGCAAATGAAACATTGACACAGCCGGGATAGAATGATTTGGAATCGCCATTCTGAGATGTGTGCTCCATAGCTAGCAGTCCGCCTAACAGTCGGTCTGATAGGTACTTGATCCTCTTCGAGTCATACTATGCAAAGATTCTCGTTAGTCATTGTCAATCAATGATGATACGGCAAATCATGTCCAACAATAGAAAGGTAGGGAAAGAAAGCGCAAAATCAGACAGGTTGCTACACTCAACACGAAGGGCCTTGTCACGGGCCATTCAGAAAGCCATGCATGTATAAGCAGATCATCATATAGACGCAGGGGAGAATTTGGGTTGGAGATATGAAAGATaaatggagaagagagaggaaaagagagaaagggggaCATGATAACGTACTGTCATCTCTTCCTTGGCAACACGGCAGGCCTCGCCAAAGCCAACAACCAATGGTGGTGCCAAGGTACCACTTCGAAGACCACGCTCTTGCCCGCCACCAGTGATGAGGGGATCGAGCCGAACCCTCGGTCGTCTCCGGACATAGCATGCGCCAATGCCCTTGGGGCCATAAATTTTGTGTGATGAGATGGACATGAGGTCAATGTTCATGGCGTTGACGTCAATGGGGATCTTTCCAACAGCTTGAGCAGCATCTGTGTGGAAAAAGACCTTCTTCTCACGACAGAGCTTGCCAATCTCTTCAACCGGCTGAATAACTCCGATCTCGTTGTTCACAGTCATGATGCTGACTAGGGCCGTCTCAGGCCGGATAGCAGCTTCGAGATCCGCCATGTTGATCAAGCCATTGCTCTGGACAGGCAGATAGGTGATTTCGAAGCCTTCGTCCTGCAAATGCCTGCAGCTGTCCAACACGCACTTGTGCTCAGTCTGGGTGGTGACGatgtgcttcttcttgccggaTCGGCCAAAGAATCGAGCAACGCCCTTGATGCTCATGTTGTTACTCTCCGTGGCGCCGCTGGTGAAAATGATTTCCTTCGGATCAGCGCCAATCAGATTCGCAACATGTTCTCGGGCTTCCTCAACAGCTTTTTCGCTCTCCCAGCCGTAAGCGTGCGTTCTTGAGTGAGGGTTACCAAACTCGCCGACGTAAAACGGCAGCATCGCATCAAGGACACGGGGATCAACAGGTGTGGTGGCCTGCATGTCGAGGTAGATAGGCCTCTGGCCCTCCTCCATCACGGCCGCGGTCTTGAGGACCTCTGCAGATGCGCATTAGCCTCtgtgccttttttttgtggctCTTCATTTCGAATGTTCGCAACAAGAGGTAACCAAGGACGACGTACCAGCCATCGGGCTAACCTTCATGTTAGGTGAGGAAATGTCCAACTGCGCAGGAGGAATATCTGCAAAGTCCTTCTTATCCAGCTTGATAGCTGTCTCGACCCGCGCATTATCCCTCTTGGACTCGGTCACGTATCCTCGCCTCCCACTCCTCCTCGTAGCCGCCACCAGGGCAGCACGCTGAATTCCTCGCAGCGACGCCGCAGCAACCGTTGTGCTGGAGCCTAGGCGGCTCGCCGACCTCAGCGCTGACGATGCAATACTAGCCATGGCTGTGATGCTGATGGATAGTTTACATGGGGGCGGAAATTTCCAGCTGGGCGAGAAAATGGGGTTGCTGAAGAGTAGTTTTTAAGGCCGTGGGTTTTCGGTCTCTGGATTTGTCAATGGTCGGCTCGGTGATAAACTGCACGCCGATTGGCTGGGGATCTGAGTAGCTCCGGCTGAATGCCGGAAAAGCGCGCAGCTCATGAGCTTGGCCCGAGTTGCCATTCCTTTAGTGGGTATGCCCCGAAagcaggcggcggcggcgaacaATTGGTCTCGGACATCGAGGCAAAGCAGGTCACGTCACCTATTCGTTGCTCAGCTTGGTACCTTGATACATGTTACAATTCGTGAAtatagtagtacctagttgAGTATCTACCCACTACCAGTAGTATATTCAGCCACCGAAACTACTTTCTCAAGGCTTGTCGATCTCAGGAGTGAGGACCGTACGCGGATGTGATTTCTGCGCCGTGTCGGACTTTTAATAACAGCACGATATTGGTGAAGGAGTATTTGATTCGGAAGATGATACAAGTGAGCCAATTTGCGAAAGTCATAGTAGTAGCTTGTTCCGAGAGCGTTGAAAATGCTGTAAAAGAGCATCAGCTGCAGAGCCGCATTCAAAGTTATAATGCAGAATAAGCCTAAGCTGTCTGATAATGTTAAAAGTTTGTGAAGTGCCGACTGGCTGGATGTTTGTGGCTTCTCCCGATTTAAAAACCCCTAATAGATTCCATTTTCTAACACATACAATTTGTGGCTTTTCAAGGTCTTCAGCATATCGCTCTCAGAGGCTTCGAAAGCGAATAATGCCGAAATAGAGGACGTGAAGCGCAGTGATAGTTGATAATGTTCTCTACATACCAATACTGACTCCGCGAAAATATGGTAGTGTACGGCTCCTGCATCTAGGAATCTGCGTTATAATACGGAGCGTAAGAGGATAACTCTCAAAAAAAGTCTTCCGAATGGATTCTGAGCGATGGAGTTTCAGTCTTAAGTTTAAGCTCCTTAATAATGTACTTACGCAGAGCTGCCCCAGATCCTTCGATTGAGGTCGAAAATAGTCAGAAGACAAGCTACTGTCTCGTGGGTAGGTAGAAAGGGCCGAGCACATCCATGGAGGTAGTCCACATGTACACACATcaggcatcagcatcagcacccTGCAGGGCCAAGGGCTATGCCAGGTAAGAGGAATCCGTCGTACGGGTGTGGGATGTCAGGGTACTCATGGCACCAACCACTAGGTTCACAGAGTAATGCACCCATGGCATGacaccatcgccattgaTATCACTTCTCAGATGGTAGGCTAGATTGCATGCTCTAGAAGCTTTGTAAGTCTGTTTATGTATGAGCCTTCTCGGGTAGGGGGTTCTGAAGATGCTATCTCTACAGCGCATATGCAGCTGGTGTGCTGTTGAACGTGCCACTGAAAATGCGATTAGAATGAACCGACACAGTCGAAGTGGGCGTCAGATCTGGAAGCTGGGGAATTTTCGTCTGGGGGGCCTGACGCTGACGGGCCACGCCAAAGCAGAGGATTCAATTGGATTCGCTAC
It encodes:
- a CDS encoding uncharacterized protein (BUSCO:EOG092D2ACV), whose translation is MASIASSALRSASRLGSSTTVAAASLRGIQRAALVAATRRSGRRGYVTESKRDNARVETAIKLDKKDFADIPPAQLDISSPNMKVSPMAEVLKTAAVMEEGQRPIYLDMQATTPVDPRVLDAMLPFYVGEFGNPHSRTHAYGWESEKAVEEAREHVANLIGADPKEIIFTSGATESNNMSIKGVARFFGRSGKKKHIVTTQTEHKCVLDSCRHLQDEGFEITYLPVQSNGLINMADLEAAIRPETALVSIMTVNNEIGVIQPVEEIGKLCREKKVFFHTDAAQAVGKIPIDVNAMNIDLMSISSHKIYGPKGIGACYVRRRPRVRLDPLITGGGQERGLRSGTLAPPLVVGFGEACRVAKEEMTYDSKRIKYLSDRLLGGLLAMEHTSQNGDSKSFYPGCVNVSFAYVEGESLLMALKDIALSSGSACTSASLEPSYVLRALGNSDENAHSSIRFGIGRFTTEEEIDYVLKAVRERVTFLRELSPLWELVQEGIDLNTIQWSQH